In Leptolyngbya sp. O-77, the genomic window GGGTGTTTCAGGTGCTGTCTGAAGATGCAGACAACGAATACGCCATGATCGACACCACGATTGTGCGTGCTCATAGCATAGTGCTGGGGCAAAGGGGGGGATCCAATGCCCAAGCCATTGGTCGTAGTAAAGGGGGATTGAGCACCAAGATTCATGCGACTGTCGATGCACTGGGCAATCCGACAGGCTTTCACCTCACACCCGGGCAGACCTGTGACCTTGATGGGGCTGATGTGCTGCTAGAGAACATTCAAGCTGATACAGTCCTGGCTGACAAAGGATATGACGCAGACCAACGGGTGATTGAGCGACTCCAACAACAGGGCAAGGCTGCTGTGATTCCGCCCAAGCGAAACCGCAAGACACCGCGTGAATACGACAAGGAGCTATACAAAGCGCGGCACTTAATTGAGAACTTCTTTGCCAAACTCAAGCAGTACCGAGCGATTGCGACACGCTATGACAAGTTAGCCGAAACGTTTCTGGGTGCAATTTACATGGCGGCTGCCCTGACTTGGCTTAATTGATCACACGCCCTAGTCTTCGGTAGGGATGCAAGCTGAAAATCGTCTGTGAGACAACAGGCAAAAGGTACGGCGATCCCTACTTCCAAGTAGTACAAGTGAATGAATTCAGGAGCTAAGATCTCAAAAAACCCTGCATTTAGTGTTAAAGTCTGTGAGCAAAACGCTAAATCTGTAATAGCCTTTGAGTTCCAATACACCTGGAGAAATATGGTTAAAACCGTTAACGAAGCCTTCAGCGTTTTCTTGAGAGACTATGTAAACCTCGATCCAGATGAAACTCAGCGAGCTAGAAGCAGTCGTGATTGGCTTTTATCCCAAATTCATCTATTTCCCGATAAAGACGCAAACTTCCCGAGGCTTTACTCAGAAAAAGACATATTCTTTGGTTCTTTTGCCAGACGTACCAAAAAAAGACCGCTTGATGACATTGACATGATGATTGCCCTGAGTGCCGAAAGCGGGGTTTATCACGAATTCGCGGATAGAATCGAGATTTACGTTTCTGAGTCTGCTTATAAACTGAAAGCCCTCTGCTTTGACAACACAACTACCCTCAGTTCTCGAAAAGTCATCAACAAGTTCGTTAGCCTGCTCAAGCAAGTTCCACAGTATGAAAAAGCCGACATCAAGCGCAATATGGAAGCTGCAACTCTTAACTTAAAGAGCTATCCCTGGACATTTGATCTTGTGCCTTGCTTTTTCACGCAAAAGGACTGGCTTAATAGAGATTACTACCTGATTCCTGATGGTCAGGGACATTGGAAAAAGACCG contains:
- a CDS encoding IS5 family transposase, which translates into the protein MTTRRYALRDDQWERLQDLLPGRAGAVGVTAKDNRLFVEAVLYRYRAGIPWRDLPERFGHFRKVHTRFRRWAKTGVWQRVFQVLSEDADNEYAMIDTTIVRAHSIVLGQRGGSNAQAIGRSKGGLSTKIHATVDALGNPTGFHLTPGQTCDLDGADVLLENIQADTVLADKGYDADQRVIERLQQQGKAAVIPPKRNRKTPREYDKELYKARHLIENFFAKLKQYRAIATRYDKLAETFLGAIYMAAALTWLN